A single region of the Oryzias latipes chromosome 19, ASM223467v1 genome encodes:
- the LOC105356574 gene encoding uncharacterized protein LOC105356574 isoform X2 encodes MAFRRPAAQRKSPSWRRSGNESYWESLMSEGEFVPNPQRAPRPQSAIEGARLDDWLEHLQTLQNPTEAPPLHDRTTTTRRMGDPSYSRRSSSCESSNLGSQESIPAGFIPISEHRRSWERAHIMEAPQKEQAHLCSLSPVKFGWLPIQRKVMGLDDGSTPNQMLDQCPGQLRPKQPITPTLQKNRAPLYGGGERSHTSSGALRGRTWWTRDPGSPSDKEVPEKSNLPDNEKDRPLSWQALRRGWMTSRTSVLPGVNRNDDLLSGTSSDQSRKSPLLNTNSPKPSHHSPFICTASADPYSHHPTLLQGETGALKPHKPLQRTHSLQPLKATTPLTQKGNAEPSQAGSEVTTLIPQNKTSISSITISSRKVSRTASLPGCTTSTPSSQTSSSPSPTLDEQPMDPNSRQLRVQRKATIVKVTEQRVTSSAAPNIVRAKTPPEGQGSDTVVRRRKATIIKVTEHKESYSPAKAPFRNPEYRHSYTEGVFQNKSTWGQGSHSGSNGVRLISPSNSISRPNTSDTEKHDTLHTSTLSLFVSKPAVTAGPVFSEVSPKASGRRSDTLHRPLSCYGKLTGHFESSQENRAQTDARKWSLGFVQGTHRNSGGSGSINTSRAAREAGQSGADTQTANREEKVRLEPSVDRMRRTSPSLTLIKAPDPHSHQSQAEVLALNAAAIIANIKLQRQFNQRRISSDNLEESIASPQGDPEFKEERNTKLHPEQNDHNKKPLATFVPLRLDQQRSDDTISLQALQLSRPDFIFQSQSRVRELERKAQERKQGSGFGDQQMGAELSQKGDSSTQCTSVNGDPFKPRGRATMQPQMHTGSHK; translated from the exons ATGGCTTTCCGCAGACCAGCTGCCCAGAGGAAatccccaagctggaggagatCAGGAAACGAGTCTTACTGGGAGAGCTTAATGTCAGAGGGGGAGTTTGTCCCCAACCCGCAACGTGCACCCCGACCCCAAAGCGCCATCGAAGGGGCCCGGCTGGACGACTGGCTGGAACACCTGCAAACCCTGCAGAACCCGACAGAAGCTCCCCCTTTGCACGATCGGACCACAACCACGAGGCGGATGGGCGATCCCTCCTACAGCAGGCGCTCGTCTTCATGTGAGAGTTCCAATCTGGGAAGCCAGGAGTCCATTCCAGCTGGGTTCATTCCTATTTCAGAGCACAGAAGGAGCTGGGAGAGAGCGCACATCATGGAGGCCCCCCAGAAAGAGCAAGCTCACCTTTGTAGTCTCTCTCCAGTCAAATTTGGGTGGTTGCCAATACAGAGAAAAGTGATGGGGTTGGATGATGGGAGCACCCCAAACCAGATGTTGGACCAATGTCCTGGCCAG cTGAGGCCCAAACAACCCATCACTCCAACACTGCAGAAGAACCGAGCACCTCTCT ATGGTGGCGGGGAGAGAAGTCACACCAGTTCCGGAGCTTTACGTGGAAGGACGTGGTGGACGCGTGATCCAGGCTCCCCATCTGATAAAGAG GTGCCAGAAAAAAGTAATCTTCCTGATAATGAGAAGGACAGACCCCTCAGCTGGCAAGCTTTAAGGAGGGGTTGGATGACCAGCAGGACGTCCGTTCTCCCTGGAGTCAACAGGAACGATGACCTTCTCTCTGGGACCAGTTCAGACCAAAGCAGGAAGTCTCCTTTGCTGAATACTAACAGCCCCAAACCTTCCCACCACTCACCTTTTATTTGCACAGCTTCTGCTGATCCCTACAGTCATCATCCCACTTTGCTCCAAGGCGAAACGGGCGCGCTCAAGCCACACAAGCCTTTGCAAAGGACACACAGTCTTCAGCCTCTGAAGGCCACGACCCCTCTGACTCAGAAAGGCAACGCAGAACCTTCACAGGCAGGTTCAGAGGTGACTACTTTGATACCTCAGAACAAAACCAGCATCTCCTCGATCACCATCTCCTCCAGAAAAGTGAGCAGAACAGCCAGTCTACCTGGATGTACCACCAGCACTCCTTCATCCCAGACTTCCAGTTCCCCCTCTCCCACCTTAGATGAACAGCCCATGGATCCAAACTCCAGGCAGCTGAGAGTGCAAAGGAAGGCCACTATCGTCAAAGTCACAGAGCAAAGGGTCACATCCAGTGCTGCGCCAAACATTGTCAGGGCCAAGACTCCACCCGAGGGCCAAGGGTCGGACACCGTGGTCCGCAGAAGAAAGGCCACCATCATCAAAGTGACAGAGCACAAGGAAAGCTACAGTCCAGCCAAGGCTCCATTCAGAAATCCAGAGTACAGACACAGCTACACAGAGGGAgtgtttcagaataaaagcacatgGGGTCAAGGAAGCCATTCAGGAAGCAACGGAGTCCGTTTGATTTCCCCTTCAAACTCCATCTCTCGACCAAACACTTCAGACACAGAGAAACATGACACTCTGCACACATCGACTCTGAGTCTCTTTGTGAGCAAACCTGCTGTCACAGCAGGGCCTGTTTTCTCAGAAGTTTCTCCAAAAGCTTCTGGACGGAGATCGGACACACTGCACAGACCGCTGAGCTGCTACGGCAAATTAACTGGGCACTTTGAGTCGAGCCAGGAGAACCGAGCCCAAACAGATGCCAGGAAATGGAGCCTGGGATTTGTTCAGGGGACTCACAGAAACTCTGGGGGCAGTGGATCCATCAACACTAGCCGTGCAGCCAGGGAAGCAGGTCAGTCGGGGGCTGACACCCAGACGGCAAACCGGGAGGAAAAAGTGAGATTAGAACCATCAGTAGATAGAATGCGGAGAACGTCACCAAGTCTAACCCTCATCAAGGCCCCTG ATCCCCATTCCCATCAATCTCAGGCGGAAGTTCTTGCCCTAAATGCAGCTGCCATCATCGCAAACATCAAACTCCAGAGACAATTCAATCAGAGGAGGATATCAAGTGACAATTTGGAGGAGTCCATAGCGTCACCCCAAGGAGATCCTG AGTTTAAGGAGGAGAGGAATACAAAGCTCCATCCTGAGCAGAATGATCACAACAAGAAGCCTCTTGCTACGTTTGTGCCGCTGAGGCTCGACCAGCAAAGGTCAGATGACACCATTTCTCTTCAG GCACTGCAGCTGTCCAGACCAGACTTCATCTTTCAGTCCCAAAGCAGAGTGCGAGAGTTGGAGCGAAAGGCCCAGGAGAGGAAGCAGGGCTCGGGTTTTGGGGACCAGCAGATGGGCGCTGAGCTCAGTCAGAAGGGAGACTCCAGCACCCAGTGTACCTCTGTGAATG GTGACCCATTTAAACCCAGAGGCAGAGCCACTATGCAACCCCAAATGCATACCGGATCCCACAAGTGA
- the LOC105356574 gene encoding uncharacterized protein LOC105356574 isoform X1 — protein sequence MAFRRPAAQRKSPSWRRSGNESYWESLMSEGEFVPNPQRAPRPQSAIEGARLDDWLEHLQTLQNPTEAPPLHDRTTTTRRMGDPSYSRRSSSCESSNLGSQESIPAGFIPISEHRRSWERAHIMEAPQKEQAHLCSLSPVKFGWLPIQRKVMGLDDGSTPNQMLDQCPGQLRPKQPITPTLQKNRAPLYGGGERSHTSSGALRGRTWWTRDPGSPSDKEVPEKSNLPDNEKDRPLSWQALRRGWMTSRTSVLPGVNRNDDLLSGTSSDQSRKSPLLNTNSPKPSHHSPFICTASADPYSHHPTLLQGETGALKPHKPLQRTHSLQPLKATTPLTQKGNAEPSQAGSEVTTLIPQNKTSISSITISSRKVSRTASLPGCTTSTPSSQTSSSPSPTLDEQPMDPNSRQLRVQRKATIVKVTEQRVTSSAAPNIVRAKTPPEGQGSDTVVRRRKATIIKVTEHKESYSPAKAPFRNPEYRHSYTEGVFQNKSTWGQGSHSGSNGVRLISPSNSISRPNTSDTEKHDTLHTSTLSLFVSKPAVTAGPVFSEVSPKASGRRSDTLHRPLSCYGKLTGHFESSQENRAQTDARKWSLGFVQGTHRNSGGSGSINTSRAAREAGQSGADTQTANREEKVRLEPSVDRMRRTSPSLTLIKAPDPHSHQSQAEVLALNAAAIIANIKLQRQFNQRRISSDNLEESIASPQGDPEFKEERNTKLHPEQNDHNKKPLATFVPLRLDQQRSDDTISLQQALQLSRPDFIFQSQSRVRELERKAQERKQGSGFGDQQMGAELSQKGDSSTQCTSVNGDPFKPRGRATMQPQMHTGSHK from the exons ATGGCTTTCCGCAGACCAGCTGCCCAGAGGAAatccccaagctggaggagatCAGGAAACGAGTCTTACTGGGAGAGCTTAATGTCAGAGGGGGAGTTTGTCCCCAACCCGCAACGTGCACCCCGACCCCAAAGCGCCATCGAAGGGGCCCGGCTGGACGACTGGCTGGAACACCTGCAAACCCTGCAGAACCCGACAGAAGCTCCCCCTTTGCACGATCGGACCACAACCACGAGGCGGATGGGCGATCCCTCCTACAGCAGGCGCTCGTCTTCATGTGAGAGTTCCAATCTGGGAAGCCAGGAGTCCATTCCAGCTGGGTTCATTCCTATTTCAGAGCACAGAAGGAGCTGGGAGAGAGCGCACATCATGGAGGCCCCCCAGAAAGAGCAAGCTCACCTTTGTAGTCTCTCTCCAGTCAAATTTGGGTGGTTGCCAATACAGAGAAAAGTGATGGGGTTGGATGATGGGAGCACCCCAAACCAGATGTTGGACCAATGTCCTGGCCAG cTGAGGCCCAAACAACCCATCACTCCAACACTGCAGAAGAACCGAGCACCTCTCT ATGGTGGCGGGGAGAGAAGTCACACCAGTTCCGGAGCTTTACGTGGAAGGACGTGGTGGACGCGTGATCCAGGCTCCCCATCTGATAAAGAG GTGCCAGAAAAAAGTAATCTTCCTGATAATGAGAAGGACAGACCCCTCAGCTGGCAAGCTTTAAGGAGGGGTTGGATGACCAGCAGGACGTCCGTTCTCCCTGGAGTCAACAGGAACGATGACCTTCTCTCTGGGACCAGTTCAGACCAAAGCAGGAAGTCTCCTTTGCTGAATACTAACAGCCCCAAACCTTCCCACCACTCACCTTTTATTTGCACAGCTTCTGCTGATCCCTACAGTCATCATCCCACTTTGCTCCAAGGCGAAACGGGCGCGCTCAAGCCACACAAGCCTTTGCAAAGGACACACAGTCTTCAGCCTCTGAAGGCCACGACCCCTCTGACTCAGAAAGGCAACGCAGAACCTTCACAGGCAGGTTCAGAGGTGACTACTTTGATACCTCAGAACAAAACCAGCATCTCCTCGATCACCATCTCCTCCAGAAAAGTGAGCAGAACAGCCAGTCTACCTGGATGTACCACCAGCACTCCTTCATCCCAGACTTCCAGTTCCCCCTCTCCCACCTTAGATGAACAGCCCATGGATCCAAACTCCAGGCAGCTGAGAGTGCAAAGGAAGGCCACTATCGTCAAAGTCACAGAGCAAAGGGTCACATCCAGTGCTGCGCCAAACATTGTCAGGGCCAAGACTCCACCCGAGGGCCAAGGGTCGGACACCGTGGTCCGCAGAAGAAAGGCCACCATCATCAAAGTGACAGAGCACAAGGAAAGCTACAGTCCAGCCAAGGCTCCATTCAGAAATCCAGAGTACAGACACAGCTACACAGAGGGAgtgtttcagaataaaagcacatgGGGTCAAGGAAGCCATTCAGGAAGCAACGGAGTCCGTTTGATTTCCCCTTCAAACTCCATCTCTCGACCAAACACTTCAGACACAGAGAAACATGACACTCTGCACACATCGACTCTGAGTCTCTTTGTGAGCAAACCTGCTGTCACAGCAGGGCCTGTTTTCTCAGAAGTTTCTCCAAAAGCTTCTGGACGGAGATCGGACACACTGCACAGACCGCTGAGCTGCTACGGCAAATTAACTGGGCACTTTGAGTCGAGCCAGGAGAACCGAGCCCAAACAGATGCCAGGAAATGGAGCCTGGGATTTGTTCAGGGGACTCACAGAAACTCTGGGGGCAGTGGATCCATCAACACTAGCCGTGCAGCCAGGGAAGCAGGTCAGTCGGGGGCTGACACCCAGACGGCAAACCGGGAGGAAAAAGTGAGATTAGAACCATCAGTAGATAGAATGCGGAGAACGTCACCAAGTCTAACCCTCATCAAGGCCCCTG ATCCCCATTCCCATCAATCTCAGGCGGAAGTTCTTGCCCTAAATGCAGCTGCCATCATCGCAAACATCAAACTCCAGAGACAATTCAATCAGAGGAGGATATCAAGTGACAATTTGGAGGAGTCCATAGCGTCACCCCAAGGAGATCCTG AGTTTAAGGAGGAGAGGAATACAAAGCTCCATCCTGAGCAGAATGATCACAACAAGAAGCCTCTTGCTACGTTTGTGCCGCTGAGGCTCGACCAGCAAAGGTCAGATGACACCATTTCTCTTCAG CAGGCACTGCAGCTGTCCAGACCAGACTTCATCTTTCAGTCCCAAAGCAGAGTGCGAGAGTTGGAGCGAAAGGCCCAGGAGAGGAAGCAGGGCTCGGGTTTTGGGGACCAGCAGATGGGCGCTGAGCTCAGTCAGAAGGGAGACTCCAGCACCCAGTGTACCTCTGTGAATG GTGACCCATTTAAACCCAGAGGCAGAGCCACTATGCAACCCCAAATGCATACCGGATCCCACAAGTGA